The following nucleotide sequence is from Vitis vinifera cultivar Pinot Noir 40024 chromosome 14, ASM3070453v1.
TGCCTTGGACACTGCTGCTTACCTGGTACCTTTTTCATtgcctccttttttttttccttttttttttttctgtttgtttcCATTGAAGTTTGGAAAAAATTACTCCAGTAGTAAATATGGTATTCATGTAACAGAAGTTCTCTTCGGAGGGGAAAATTAACTTTAGGGATTTCTGTACAATCATGAAAAAGGACTTAGATAATTCTTGAATCCTGTATGGCTCAAAAACAGAACTGAAACCTTCATAAAGTAATTATATTGCTGAgagaacccaaaaaaaaaaaaactgtagaTAGGGGAAGAAGAGTAATTggagattttgatttttattcatgTGATAAGCATAATAAAATCTTCCATAACAAGTATATGTTAGAATCTGGGGTCATACTATCAGCTAGCTATTATAAATAGTCATTATGAGAAAGAGGAcaaaagttttatttcttatggtCATGCACACATAAAGTGACGGAACAgagtttttttcctttctttttctgaaAATATTGATTGGAAATGCTTTTCTCTGGAAATTTCAAAAACTGTTGGAACAGATGACGCATGTCTGTTTTTCTTCTGTTAACTGTGTTCCTGACCATGTGTTGGTACATTGAATTGATTGTTGGTTTCAGTATCAAAACTTCCTTTGTATACATTCAAGAAAAATGTGAAGGATTCATCTGAAGCAAGGGTTGAGGTTTCATCTGAGGGACAACCTCCAGCAGCTTTCCTGGACAACCTGTTGCTTGGACAGTGGGAGGATCGGATGAGTCAAGGCCTGTTCCGGTATGATGTGACTTTATGTGAGACAAGGATTATGCCTGGGAACTATGGTTTTATCGCACAGCTGAATGAGGGAAGGCACATGAAGAAACGACCCACAGAGTTTCGGGTTGACCAAGTTCTTCAGCCCTTTGATGAGAATAAGTTCAATTTCACCAAAATTGGCCAAGAAGAAGTCCTTTTCAGGTTTGAGCAGAGCAATGACAACAATGCCCATTACTTCCCTGTCTCACCAGTCACTGCTGATTCAAACTCTTCGAGTGTTGTTGCCATAAATGTAAACCAATTCGATCTTTGTTCCTTAGATTTTCCTCCATTTTATCATGAGATAAGATAATAGACATTGTGTAAGATTTTGTTGTTCTGACTACTGAGTgttcacaattttttattctcaggTCAGCCCGATCGAGTATGGACATGTGCTTCTAATACCCCATGTTCTTGATTGCTTGCCTCAGAGGATTGATCATGATAGCTTCTTGCTTGCCCTGCATATGGCTAAAGAAGCAGCAGATCCTTTCTTTAGATTAGGTTACAACAGTTTAGGTGCCTTTGCCACCATTAATCACCTCCACTTTCAGGTAATTAATTGATACCACatattctttttccttcttcacTCTGCCATTTTTGTTATGCCCAATATTCATGTCTGTCACTAAATgatggtttaaattttttacttgcTCTAGGCATATTACTTGATGGCACCATTCCCAGTTGAGAAAGCTCCAACCGAGAGGATAATTAGGAGGGGGAAACTGCCTAATAGTGGGGTGATGATTTCAAAGATGTTAAATTATCCTGTGCAAGGCTTTGTTTTTGAGGGTGGAAATTTGATGCAGGATCTATCTGATACCGTTGCTAAttcttgcattttccttcaaaataacAACATCCCTTACAATGTCCTCA
It contains:
- the LOC100262099 gene encoding GDP-L-galactose phosphorylase 1, whose translation is MLTIKRVPTVVSNYQEEASESLGCGRNCLGHCCLPVSKLPLYTFKKNVKDSSEARVEVSSEGQPPAAFLDNLLLGQWEDRMSQGLFRYDVTLCETRIMPGNYGFIAQLNEGRHMKKRPTEFRVDQVLQPFDENKFNFTKIGQEEVLFRFEQSNDNNAHYFPVSPVTADSNSSSVVAINVSPIEYGHVLLIPHVLDCLPQRIDHDSFLLALHMAKEAADPFFRLGYNSLGAFATINHLHFQAYYLMAPFPVEKAPTERIIRRGKLPNSGVMISKMLNYPVQGFVFEGGNLMQDLSDTVANSCIFLQNNNIPYNVLISDCGGRIFLFPQCFAEKQALGEVSQELLDTLVNPAVWEISGHMVLKRREDYENASEEYAWRLLAEVSLSEERFQEVKGYVLEASGLQEADMEEIRENERDREEDFNKPPTPRATPTFA